In Magnetococcales bacterium, the genomic stretch GCCCGCCAGCAGGGTGGCCAGAATGAGGAACAACACCATGGGCCGGTGGTTCACCGCCCAGGAAGAGAGGTTGAAGCCGCTCATCGCCAGGCCCCCCCCTGTCGCTCCAGCCCGCTGGCGCTGCGTTCCACGGGCCGGACCGTCAGGCCTGCGTCCAGCTTCTGCACGCCGGCGGTGACCACCCGGTCGCCGTCGTCAAGCCCCTGGAGCCAGACGGTCTCTCCGCTCAGGCGCACGATGCGCACGTTGCGCTGCTCCAACCGGTCGCCCCCGTGCGGCAGCCGCCAGACCGAAGGGGAGCCGCCGGTTTTCAGCAGGGAGGTGGCGGGCAGGGGGGCGGCGTGATCCTTCTCCCGCTCCTCCAGGCGCAAGCTGGCGCTCATGCCCGGACGAAGCGCGGCAGGGGCCTCCGATGCGGTGAAACGGGCCCGGAAGGTGCGACCGGGAAGCGCCGCCTGGGGGGAAAGTTCCCGCAGTTTCAGGGCTACCGGGGCCTGCGATGCCGCCGGGAAAAGGCCCGTGGCGACCAGCGAAGCGGCGCGAGGCGCCAGGGCCTCCGGCAGATCGGCCACCAGTTCCAAATCCGTCAAACGGGCCAGGCCGAGGAGGGGATGTCCCTCGGCCACCACCTGCCCGACCTCGAAGCGCCGGGAGACGACCACACCGTCGAATTCGGCCCGAAGGATGGCATGGCGCACTTTGAGACGCGCCAGCTCCACCTGATGCCGGGCCTGGGCCTGACGCGCCACGGCGGCGTCGCGACGGGCCCGCTGCCGCTCCTGATCGGCCACGGCAACCGACTGGTCGCTCAACAACCGGGTCAACCGTTCGCTGTCGGCGACGGCCTGGGAGGCCTCCGCCTCGGCGGCGCGGTACTGCTCCTCCGTCGCCCGCAATGCCAGTTCATATTCGGCGGCATCGAGGCGGGCCAGAGGCTGACCCGTCACCACCGCATCCCCCACCTCGACCAGCCGGGCCACGATGCGTCCCCCGGCGCGAAAGGCCAGCTCCGATTCCCGCCGCGCCTGGACGAAGGCGGTGAAGGTGCGATCCACCTCCAGGGGCAGGTGGCGCACCGTGGTCACCAGCACCGGCTTGACCGGCTCGGCCACGGGTGGATGCTCGCTGCAGGCGGCCATCGGCAGCGCGGCGAGGATCAGGCCTCTGAGCAGACGACGGGAGAGATCACTCATGGTCCGCGACTCCCTGGACGGAAGGTGGGGATCCGGCGGCATTCGCCGGCGGCGGCAGGGCGTTCCAGCCCCCGCCGAGGGCTTTGTAGAGCTGAACCGAAAGCAGAGCGCGGCGGGCCCGGCTTTCGGAAAGGGCCAGTTCCGCAGCCAGCTCCCCGCACCGGGCTTCGAGCTGCGGCAACCGGCCGGTCTCGCCTTCGCGAAACAGGGCATCGGCATGTTGCCGGGTACGCCGGCTGCTCCCGGCGGCAGCGGCAAGGGCCTCGAAGCGGGCCTTTTCGTCGTAGAGAGCCGCCAGCGAGACTTCAACCTCCTCCACCGCCTGACGAATGGCCTTTTCGTACTCCAGCAGCGCCTGCCGCTGCCGCGACGACTGGGCCTCGATTCCGGCACGGAGGGCTCCGGCGGTGAACAACGGCATGGCGAAGGCCAGCGCCACATGGGAGAAACGGGCGGTGGCCAGCTCGGGATCCGCATTGAGGCGGAGGTTTTGCCGTCCGAAGAGCGCACTCAGAAACAGCGTGGGGAAGAGGTGACTGCGGGCCTCCTGCAACCGTTCCCCCTCCGCAGCCAGCCGATGCCGGGCCGCCAGCAAATCGGGGCGGCGCTCCAGCAGCTCCGGGGGTTGTCCCGCCGCCACCTCGGGCAGCTCCCGGGGCAAATCCCCGGCCATCCCGAGTTCGGCAACGGGGGTCGACGGGTCCGCTCCCAGGAGGAGGGCCAGACGGCTTTCGCCGGCACTCATCAGGGTGCGCAGCGGCGGCAGCGCGGCGCTCAGATTGCGGCGCTCCGTCTCGGCCCGCACCACCTCCCGTTCGCTGTCGAGACCCTGTTGCCAGCGATGGCGGGTCAGGTTTTCCATCTCCTGCCGGGTATCCAGAAGCGTCTGCATCAGCCCCAGACGCTCCCGTGCCCCCTGCCGGAGAAAATAGTGGCGCGCCACCTCGCTCACGGTCAACAATTGCGCCCCGGCAACACCCTGCAAAGCCGCCTGCGACTCCTCCCGCGCCCCGTTCACCGCAGCACGCGCCCCGCCGAAGAGATCCAGCTCCCAGCGGGTTTCCAGACCCAGCCGACCGCTACGGGTGTCGGGAAGACCCCGTTTGACCGGATCGGCGTACCCGGTGCGCGTTTCCGCCATCGAGGCGCCGAGTCCGATCTCCGGGAAGAGTCGCGCCTCCGCCACCTCCACGCCGTACCCCGCCTGTTTCGCCCGTTCCACGGCGATGCGGATATCGTGGTTGGCGGCGGCGGCCCGTTCCACCAGACGGACCAGCGTCGTATCGCCGAAAGCGGCCCACCAGGCCGTTGCCGCCGTCGGCCCGCTCCTTTCCGTTTCACCCGCCCGGCGAAACGCCGGGCTGAAGGCGGCATCGGGCAGCGGAGTCGGGGAGCGTTCGGCGCACGCCGCCAGAAACAGGGCCAGCATCAGCAGGCCATATCCCCGTGACCGTCCGGAAGGAGAGGAGCAGCTTGGCAGCGTCATGTCGGGCATCCGTAGATTTACTGTACCGTATAGTATGATTCATAGTAACGAAGTTTACCTGACAGTCAAGTAAATTATTCAGCCGCTTGCCAGGGAAGGTTACGGGCGGTAGGCGCGCAGGAAGAGGGCCACATTGGCCTGGATCAGGGCCTGATCCTCCTCGGAGGAGGGTCTGCCCAGGCCGAGCAGGGAACGGATGTGGGCCAGCCCCGTGAACAGGGAGAGGAACTGATCGGCGGCCTTTTCCGCAGAGGGGATGGCGAGGCTGCCCGCCGCATCGGCGGCGTGAAGGTAGAGGGCCACCTGATGCACCAGTTTGTCGGGCCCGAGGCGGTAGAAGGCCTCGCACGCCGAGACCTGTTGTCCCGCAGCGGCAAACATGGTGCGAAAGGCGCCGATGACATCATCGGAACGGCACAGGGTGAGAAACTG encodes the following:
- a CDS encoding efflux RND transporter periplasmic adaptor subunit, with product MSDLSRRLLRGLILAALPMAACSEHPPVAEPVKPVLVTTVRHLPLEVDRTFTAFVQARRESELAFRAGGRIVARLVEVGDAVVTGQPLARLDAAEYELALRATEEQYRAAEAEASQAVADSERLTRLLSDQSVAVADQERQRARRDAAVARQAQARHQVELARLKVRHAILRAEFDGVVVSRRFEVGQVVAEGHPLLGLARLTDLELVADLPEALAPRAASLVATGLFPAASQAPVALKLRELSPQAALPGRTFRARFTASEAPAALRPGMSASLRLEEREKDHAAPLPATSLLKTGGSPSVWRLPHGGDRLEQRNVRIVRLSGETVWLQGLDDGDRVVTAGVQKLDAGLTVRPVERSASGLERQGGAWR
- a CDS encoding TetR/AcrR family transcriptional regulator C-terminal domain-containing protein: QFLTLCRSDDVIGAFRTMFAAAGQQVSACEAFYRLGPDKLVHQVALYLHAADAAGSLAIPSAEKAADQFLSLFTGLAHIRSLLGLGRPSSEEDQALIQANVALFLRAYRP
- a CDS encoding efflux transporter outer membrane subunit; amino-acid sequence: MTLPSCSSPSGRSRGYGLLMLALFLAACAERSPTPLPDAAFSPAFRRAGETERSGPTAATAWWAAFGDTTLVRLVERAAAANHDIRIAVERAKQAGYGVEVAEARLFPEIGLGASMAETRTGYADPVKRGLPDTRSGRLGLETRWELDLFGGARAAVNGAREESQAALQGVAGAQLLTVSEVARHYFLRQGARERLGLMQTLLDTRQEMENLTRHRWQQGLDSEREVVRAETERRNLSAALPPLRTLMSAGESRLALLLGADPSTPVAELGMAGDLPRELPEVAAGQPPELLERRPDLLAARHRLAAEGERLQEARSHLFPTLFLSALFGRQNLRLNADPELATARFSHVALAFAMPLFTAGALRAGIEAQSSRQRQALLEYEKAIRQAVEEVEVSLAALYDEKARFEALAAAAGSSRRTRQHADALFREGETGRLPQLEARCGELAAELALSESRARRALLSVQLYKALGGGWNALPPPANAAGSPPSVQGVADHE